A part of Aegilops tauschii subsp. strangulata cultivar AL8/78 chromosome 2, Aet v6.0, whole genome shotgun sequence genomic DNA contains:
- the LOC109763540 gene encoding uncharacterized protein isoform X2 — MLSPNMANKSYKQRNEKVQVGCMSGLIRMFDFRRGQKYLSDGSRRMNTYSVKRGLKGSEDYNRITAADNDRDHGAETFYAGRPSIRALMEEEMASGTQPLKQTERNTLGIFSSDVKSVNLPEGSEIDLNLAASLMEIYRSHNGSQDSSDSVKSGNISYSVDQENNADAGAHPSRIPCVIQKALEDVAEAVISHQSANAEYITSSGEARSKELVDALQLLSSNKELFLMLLRDPSSRLLQCLQNLYTSLGGPKLEPADSDEVTKLQGATNGIEQSEVSPSKVQRKYNSFLQEDKLVMRKPSQLNDTSRGLSTIVILKPSPARSQGSLLSSSVTSSPLSNHNNTPGQVESGKAPHHFSLRELRRRLKLATMSSSTFQTADPPKQFAVESMSISSESTDSSDCEIAKEPSSVDKKTNFRDSGIGMGNDATHGVGSFSYEKARKHLIEKLDNQDEDISQTVQKSESIGRLISHPEDGAFSPSHSPPKEGISISQEATDSSSQIIEQDDSSANFSPPSEDEETEPTSASSSGSKELDELRTDHGNHLSEENTISQELIDEDVKNMQDAVENLQLSTEVETTSESFEQINSDQPTNALPEVTMHSPEHPVEEQDDHSPSAVVGLAKPSMLTFACLPENADEKEEKLSPHSVLDPSLANSTSPNHKTRKQDELSMPSSRVLFEELDTPSETLQTPVLYDKNERVSFIKSVLEASESLAGGCSERWYMDVSVLETSVLAEIGMSYCLTDDVVLLFDCVEEVLLKISDDFFGADPWVAFLKNNVRPAPLGMELVREVAKCIDCLVDDTGTPKALDEVVLKDLESGPWMDLRCDAEDAVIDVWDGMLDDLLEEMVFDLWF; from the exons ATGTTGTCCCCCAACATGGCAAACAAAAGTTACAAACAGCGGAATGAGAAGGTTCAGGTTGGTTGTATGTCGGGGCTGATCCGCATGTTCGACTTCCGTCGTGGTCAAAAATATCTTTCAGATGGGAGCCGACGGATGAATACATATTCAG TTAAAAGGGGTCTAAAAGGCTCTGAGGATTACAACAGAATCACGGCTGCAGAT AATGACAGAGACCATGGAGCTGAAACATTTTATGCCGGTAGGCCAAGTAttagagcactgatggaagaagAGATGGCCAGTGGCACACAGCCCTTGAAGCAAACAGAAAGAAACACGCTGGGGATATTCTCTAGTGATGTTAAGTCTGTGAATCTGCCTGAAGGATCTGAGATTGACCTAAACTTGGCTGCGAGTCTCATGGAAATTTACAGAAGTCACAATGGAAGTCAAGACAGCAGCGATTCTGTTAAATCCGGTAACATTTCTTATTCAGTTGACCAAGAGAACAATGCTGATGCTGGTGCACATCCCAGTCGGATACCCTGTGTTATTCAAAAAGCACTAGAAGATGTGGCCGAAGCGGTAATAAGCCATCAATCAGCGAATGCAGAATACATAACCAGCAGCGGCGAAGCTAGGTCCAAAGAACTGGTTGACGCACTGCAGCTGCTGAGCTCAAACAAAGAGTTGTTTCTGATGCTTCTGCGAGACCCGAGCTCTAGATTGTTACAGTGCCTCCAAAACCTCTATACATCCCTAGGAGGTCCCAAGTTAGAACCCGCAGATTCTGATGAAGTAACTAAGTTGCAAGGTGCGACTAACGGCATAGAGCAGTCGGAGGTGTCACCAAGTAAAGTGCAAAGAAAGTATAATTCTTTCTTGCAAGAGGATAAGTTAGTCATGAGGAAACCATCACAGCTAAATGATACTTCCCGTGGCCTTAGCACAATAGTAATCTTGAAGCCAAGTCCTGCAAGAAGTCAGGGTAGCCTTCTCTCAAGTAGTGTAACTTCTTCACCACTATCAAATCATAATAATACGCCAGGTCAGGTTGAAAGTGGCAAAGCTCCTCACCATTTCTCTCTTAGAGAGCTTAGAAGGAGGCTAAAGCTTGCCACCATGAGTAGTAGCACTTTCCAGACTGCTGATCCACCCAAGCAGTTTGCTGTGGAAAGTATGTCGATAAGTTCAGAAAGTACAGATTCTTCTGACTGTGAGATAGCTAAGGAACCATCCAGTGTTGACAAGAAAACAAACTTTAGAGATAGTGGAATTGGCATGGGGAATGATGCCACTCATGGTGTCGGCTCTTTTTCCTATGAAAAGGCTAGGAAGCATCTCATTGAGAAGCTAGACAATCAAGATGAAGACATTTCTCAGACTGTACAAAAATCAGAATCCATTGGGAGATTAATTTCACATCCGGAAGATGGGGCATTTTCTCCCAGTCATTCCCCTCCAAAGGAGGGCATTAGTATATCTCAGGAAGCTACAGACTCAAGTTCACAGATAATTGAGCAAGATGATAGTTCAGCAAATTTTAGCCCACCAAGCGAAGACGAAGAGACAGAACCGACCAGTGCAAGCTCTTCAGGTAGTAAAGAGTTGGATGAACTCAGGACAGATCATGGCAACCATCTATCGGAGGAGAACACTATTTCTCAGGAGCTAATCGATGAAG ATGTTAAGAACATGCAAGATGCAGTGGAAAACCTACAGCTCTCTACCGAGGTTGAAACTACAAGTGAAAGCTTTGAACAAATAAATTCAGACCAA CCCACGAATGCGTTACCAGAAGTGACCATGCATTCTCCTGAGCACCCCGTTGAGGAACAAGACGATCACAGTCCATCAGCAGTCGTTGGATTAGCCAAGCCATCCATGTTGACATTTGCTTGCTTGCCAGAGAATGCTGATGAAAAAGAGGAGAAACTGAGCCCACACTCGGTTCTGGATCCTTCCTTGGCAAATAGTACCAGTCCCAACCATAAAACTCGAAAGCAAG ATGAGTTGTCCATGCCTAGCTCAAGAGTTCTTTTCGAAGAACTTGACACTCCATCTGAGACGTTGCAGACTCCTGTTCTTTATGATAAAAATGAAAGGGTTTCCTTCATTAAGTCTGTGCTAGAAGCGTCAGAATCGCTGGCCGGGGGCTGTTCGGAGAGGTGGTATATGGATGTGTCTGTGCTTGAGACATCTGTATTGGCTGAAATAGGAATGTCATACTGCCTGACGGACGATGTGGTTCTTCTTTTTGATTGTGTTGAGGAAGTTCTTCTCAAGATAAGCGATGATTTCTTCGGTGCTGACCCATGGGTAGCTTTTCTGAAGAACAACGTGAGACCAGCACCACTGGGGATGGAACTCGTTAGAGAGGTGGCCAAGTGCATCGATTGTCTTGTCGATGATACTGGAACTCCAAAAGCATTAGATGAGGTGGTGCTGAAAGACCTGGAAAGTGGACCGTGGATGGACCTTCGATGCGATGCTGAAGATGCTGTCATTGATGTGTGGGATGGCATGCTTGACGACTTACTGGAGGAGATGGTATTTGACCTGTGGTTTTAA
- the LOC109763541 gene encoding rop guanine nucleotide exchange factor 3, which yields MDTPTSSTWEEGSQSDYADFDDDDVPLDHQRAGVLRALNLRRDDGDDGAASDVSSECSGEPGSPYGSPYPRWPVCKLAARMPPPAPLLQRLGTEPRRGGARDRKAGCTELQLMKERFSKLLLGEDMSGGGKGVSTAAAISNAITNLYATVFGSCHRLEPLPVEKKSMWRREMDCLLSVCDYIVEFFPSKDILPDGTTREVMATRPRSDIYVNLPALEKLDDMLLEILDGFQKTEFWYLNDKAHKDSCDDSAPCRPASHRGEERWWLPVPCVTKSGLTEPARRDLRQKHDCASQIHKAAMAINNGILAEIKIPESYTQTLPKCGRASVGDALYRGMSFPGKFSPEYLLDCLEISSEHEALEAADRVEAAMHVWRRKAGHGHARSPWGAVKDLMESDKNVMLASRAEDALLCLKHRFPGLSQTTLDASKIQHNKDVGQAVLESYSRVLESLAYTIVTCIDDVLFADESARKI from the exons ATGGACACGCCGACGTCGTCGACGTGGGAGGAGGGCTCGCAGTCCGACTACGCCGACTTCGACGACGATGACGTGCCCCTCGACCATCAGCGGGCCGGCGTGCTGCGAGCGCTAAACCTCCGCCGCgacgacggggacgacggcgccGCCTCCGACGTGTCGTCCGAGTGCAGCGGGGAGCCCGGGAGCCCGTACGGGTCGCCGTACCCGCGCTGGCCGGTCTGCAAGCTGGCGGCGCGGatgccgccgccggcgccgctgcTGCAGAGGCTCGGCACGGAgccgcggcgcggcggcgcgcgTGACCGCAAGGCCGGTTGCACCG AGTTGCAGCTGATGAAGGAGAGGTTCTCCAAGCTCCTGCTCGGGgaggacatgtccggcggcggcaagggcgtctccaccgccgccgccatctccaaCGCCATCACCAACCTCTACG CGACCGTTTTTGGGAGCTGCCACCGGCTGGAGCCCCTGCCGGTGGAGAAGAAGTCCATGTGGCGGCGGGAGATGGACTGCCTGCTCTCCGTCTGCGACTACATCGTCGAGTTCTTCCCGTCCAAGGACATCCTGCCCGACGGTACGACCCGAGAG GTGATGGCGACCAGGCCGAGATCCGACATCTACGTCAACCTCCCGGCCCTCGAGAAGctcgacgacatgctgctc GAGATCCTGGACGGCTTCCAGAAGACGGAATTCTGGTACCTCAACGACAAGGCGCACAAGGACAGCTGCGACGACTCGGCGCCGTGCCGTCCGGCGAGCCACCGCGGCGAGGAGCGGTGGTGGCTGCCGGTGCCGTGCGTCACCAAGTCCGGGCTCACGGAGCCGGCCCGGCGGGACCTGCGGCAGAAGCACGACTGCGCGAGCCAGATCCACAAGGCGGCCATGGCCATCAACAACGGCATCCTCGCCGAGATCAAGATCCCGGAGTCGTACACGCAGACGCTTCCCAAG TGCGGGCGGGCGAGCGTGGGCGACGCGCTCTACCGGGGCATGTCGTTCCCGGGCAAGTTCTCGCCGGAGTACCTGCTGGACTGCCTGGAGATCTCGTCGGAGCACGAGGCGCTGGAGGCGGCGGACCGCGTGGAGGCGGCGATGCACGTGTGGCGGCGCAAGGCGGGCCACGGCCACGCTCGGTCGCCGTGGGGCGCCGTCAAGGACCTCATGGAGTCGGACAAGAACGTGATGCTGGCGAGCCGGGCCGAGGACGCCCTGCTCTGCCTCAAGCACCGCTTCCCCGGCCTCTCCCAGACCACGCTCGACGCCAGCAAGATACAGCACAACAAG GACGTTGGGCAGGCCGTCCTGGAGAGCTACTCCAGGGTGCTGGAGAGCCTGGCGTACACCATAGTGACATGTATAGACGACGTTCTTTTCGCCGACGAGTCGGCGAGGAAGAtctga
- the LOC109763540 gene encoding uncharacterized protein isoform X1: MLSPNMANKSYKQRNEKVQVGCMSGLIRMFDFRRGQKYLSDGSRRMNTYSVKRGLKGSEDYNRITAADNDRDHGAETFYAGRPSIRALMEEEMASGTQPLKQTERNTLGIFSSDVKSVNLPEGSEIDLNLAASLMEIYRSHNGSQDSSDSVKSGNISYSVDQENNADAGAHPSRIPCVIQKALEDVAEAVISHQSANAEYITSSGEARSKELVDALQLLSSNKELFLMLLRDPSSRLLQCLQNLYTSLGGPKLEPADSDEVTKLQGATNGIEQSEVSPSKVQRKYNSFLQEDKLVMRKPSQLNDTSRGLSTIVILKPSPARSQGSLLSSSVTSSPLSNHNNTPGQVESGKAPHHFSLRELRRRLKLATMSSSTFQTADPPKQFAVESMSISSESTDSSDCEIAKEPSSVDKKTNFRDSGIGMGNDATHGVGSFSYEKARKHLIEKLDNQDEDISQTVQKSESIGRLISHPEDGAFSPSHSPPKEGISISQEATDSSSQIIEQDDSSANFSPPSEDEETEPTSASSSGSKELDELRTDHGNHLSEENTISQELIDEDVKNMQDAVENLQLSTEVETTSESFEQINSDQLSSEEPQPTNALPEVTMHSPEHPVEEQDDHSPSAVVGLAKPSMLTFACLPENADEKEEKLSPHSVLDPSLANSTSPNHKTRKQDELSMPSSRVLFEELDTPSETLQTPVLYDKNERVSFIKSVLEASESLAGGCSERWYMDVSVLETSVLAEIGMSYCLTDDVVLLFDCVEEVLLKISDDFFGADPWVAFLKNNVRPAPLGMELVREVAKCIDCLVDDTGTPKALDEVVLKDLESGPWMDLRCDAEDAVIDVWDGMLDDLLEEMVFDLWF; encoded by the exons ATGTTGTCCCCCAACATGGCAAACAAAAGTTACAAACAGCGGAATGAGAAGGTTCAGGTTGGTTGTATGTCGGGGCTGATCCGCATGTTCGACTTCCGTCGTGGTCAAAAATATCTTTCAGATGGGAGCCGACGGATGAATACATATTCAG TTAAAAGGGGTCTAAAAGGCTCTGAGGATTACAACAGAATCACGGCTGCAGAT AATGACAGAGACCATGGAGCTGAAACATTTTATGCCGGTAGGCCAAGTAttagagcactgatggaagaagAGATGGCCAGTGGCACACAGCCCTTGAAGCAAACAGAAAGAAACACGCTGGGGATATTCTCTAGTGATGTTAAGTCTGTGAATCTGCCTGAAGGATCTGAGATTGACCTAAACTTGGCTGCGAGTCTCATGGAAATTTACAGAAGTCACAATGGAAGTCAAGACAGCAGCGATTCTGTTAAATCCGGTAACATTTCTTATTCAGTTGACCAAGAGAACAATGCTGATGCTGGTGCACATCCCAGTCGGATACCCTGTGTTATTCAAAAAGCACTAGAAGATGTGGCCGAAGCGGTAATAAGCCATCAATCAGCGAATGCAGAATACATAACCAGCAGCGGCGAAGCTAGGTCCAAAGAACTGGTTGACGCACTGCAGCTGCTGAGCTCAAACAAAGAGTTGTTTCTGATGCTTCTGCGAGACCCGAGCTCTAGATTGTTACAGTGCCTCCAAAACCTCTATACATCCCTAGGAGGTCCCAAGTTAGAACCCGCAGATTCTGATGAAGTAACTAAGTTGCAAGGTGCGACTAACGGCATAGAGCAGTCGGAGGTGTCACCAAGTAAAGTGCAAAGAAAGTATAATTCTTTCTTGCAAGAGGATAAGTTAGTCATGAGGAAACCATCACAGCTAAATGATACTTCCCGTGGCCTTAGCACAATAGTAATCTTGAAGCCAAGTCCTGCAAGAAGTCAGGGTAGCCTTCTCTCAAGTAGTGTAACTTCTTCACCACTATCAAATCATAATAATACGCCAGGTCAGGTTGAAAGTGGCAAAGCTCCTCACCATTTCTCTCTTAGAGAGCTTAGAAGGAGGCTAAAGCTTGCCACCATGAGTAGTAGCACTTTCCAGACTGCTGATCCACCCAAGCAGTTTGCTGTGGAAAGTATGTCGATAAGTTCAGAAAGTACAGATTCTTCTGACTGTGAGATAGCTAAGGAACCATCCAGTGTTGACAAGAAAACAAACTTTAGAGATAGTGGAATTGGCATGGGGAATGATGCCACTCATGGTGTCGGCTCTTTTTCCTATGAAAAGGCTAGGAAGCATCTCATTGAGAAGCTAGACAATCAAGATGAAGACATTTCTCAGACTGTACAAAAATCAGAATCCATTGGGAGATTAATTTCACATCCGGAAGATGGGGCATTTTCTCCCAGTCATTCCCCTCCAAAGGAGGGCATTAGTATATCTCAGGAAGCTACAGACTCAAGTTCACAGATAATTGAGCAAGATGATAGTTCAGCAAATTTTAGCCCACCAAGCGAAGACGAAGAGACAGAACCGACCAGTGCAAGCTCTTCAGGTAGTAAAGAGTTGGATGAACTCAGGACAGATCATGGCAACCATCTATCGGAGGAGAACACTATTTCTCAGGAGCTAATCGATGAAG ATGTTAAGAACATGCAAGATGCAGTGGAAAACCTACAGCTCTCTACCGAGGTTGAAACTACAAGTGAAAGCTTTGAACAAATAAATTCAGACCAA TTATCTTCCGAAGAACCACAGCCCACGAATGCGTTACCAGAAGTGACCATGCATTCTCCTGAGCACCCCGTTGAGGAACAAGACGATCACAGTCCATCAGCAGTCGTTGGATTAGCCAAGCCATCCATGTTGACATTTGCTTGCTTGCCAGAGAATGCTGATGAAAAAGAGGAGAAACTGAGCCCACACTCGGTTCTGGATCCTTCCTTGGCAAATAGTACCAGTCCCAACCATAAAACTCGAAAGCAAG ATGAGTTGTCCATGCCTAGCTCAAGAGTTCTTTTCGAAGAACTTGACACTCCATCTGAGACGTTGCAGACTCCTGTTCTTTATGATAAAAATGAAAGGGTTTCCTTCATTAAGTCTGTGCTAGAAGCGTCAGAATCGCTGGCCGGGGGCTGTTCGGAGAGGTGGTATATGGATGTGTCTGTGCTTGAGACATCTGTATTGGCTGAAATAGGAATGTCATACTGCCTGACGGACGATGTGGTTCTTCTTTTTGATTGTGTTGAGGAAGTTCTTCTCAAGATAAGCGATGATTTCTTCGGTGCTGACCCATGGGTAGCTTTTCTGAAGAACAACGTGAGACCAGCACCACTGGGGATGGAACTCGTTAGAGAGGTGGCCAAGTGCATCGATTGTCTTGTCGATGATACTGGAACTCCAAAAGCATTAGATGAGGTGGTGCTGAAAGACCTGGAAAGTGGACCGTGGATGGACCTTCGATGCGATGCTGAAGATGCTGTCATTGATGTGTGGGATGGCATGCTTGACGACTTACTGGAGGAGATGGTATTTGACCTGTGGTTTTAA